The Streptococcaceae bacterium ESL0687 genome has a segment encoding these proteins:
- the yajC gene encoding preprotein translocase subunit YajC: MGSPFILVMLVMVGGMMFMTSRQQKKAQESRKNLLDSMKIGSSIVTIGGLHGTLFAVNDDLGTIELDCEGVILTFDKSAIKTVKEPAQVQAEAEKFVADSEEKADQESQRPYDTPIEEDK, from the coding sequence ATGGGTAGCCCATTTATTTTAGTAATGTTAGTCATGGTTGGGGGAATGATGTTCATGACCTCAAGACAGCAAAAGAAAGCTCAAGAAAGTCGTAAAAACTTACTTGATAGCATGAAAATTGGAAGTTCAATTGTAACCATCGGAGGACTTCACGGTACACTTTTTGCTGTTAATGATGACCTTGGAACTATTGAACTTGATTGTGAAGGTGTAATTTTAACCTTTGACAAGTCTGCTATTAAAACTGTAAAAGAGCCAGCTCAAGTACAGGCCGAGGCAGAAAAATTTGTAGCTGACAGTGAAGAAAAAGCTGATCAAGAGAGCCAAAGACCTTACGACACACCAATCGAAGAAGACAAATAA